The following is a genomic window from Xenopus laevis strain J_2021 chromosome 2L, Xenopus_laevis_v10.1, whole genome shotgun sequence.
ttaaaggtgaaccagccctttaaacaCAATGTGATGCATGGAGCTGTGTGTATATAGGCTACTGGCATGTTTGGCACCCTAACCATGAGAAAGCACTGGTGTGCTGGACCAAAACTTCTAGCATTCAAGAGGAAAAAGCATTCCAAGTGTTGTAGTCCAGCAATGTCAGGGTACCCAAAGTTAAtaaatttgctttttatataCAATGGCAATAGATCAGCCtgctttcttaaaaaaagaaagaaaaagtgcaACACTGCAGGAGTCAGTGTTTCAGCGAATGGTCATGGAGTGTGTATTCAGTGAGTTTGCCTGGCATGTAGGTTTGAAATTCCACTAGCTGCATGCCTGGAACGTTCTCATTTCATGTATATCCAGTAACCGCTGTCACTCTTTCTCAGCTCCAGATTCCATTTCATCTGCTGCTGCTATAGCGGCACCTAGTCTTCCCGTTGCTGATGTTCAGAGCCCAGGTATCTGGTGCACACATTCCTGATTAGACATTCTTCTCTTTTTTCTCATGTACTAAATGCACATTTTCCAGTGTTGTCAACTGTTTTGCGTGCGTAGACGAAACAATTAGACTCTACACAATCCCCTCAAGGTCGACTCCACAAGCTGCTGGCAAGGAGTTGTTTGCTGCTGGGTCACTATTCTATGCCTGAGACCTGTCCCTCTCTAATCCTCTAAAATATCTGCTATCAGAAGGCAGTATGTTAAGTGACACATGCTAGTCTCACACTCTGGCTTTGTTGCTGGTACCTCCGGTGATGACGCTTTTGAGCCTGCTCTGATAAATTGTTGAGTGGACATGTGTCAGATACCAAGGACCTTATTGGTATGGTAGACTGTTCCTGTTGCTTTAAGATCAATGCCTATGTGTTCATGCAGTGGTATTGTCAGAGAGCAGCCCAGTATTGTAAGATCCACTGACCTAGGGCAAAATTACCGTATTAGGTTAATATCACCCATCTTAGGTGGCCACATCTGGCGAAGAATCCATTAGTTTGGTGACctagccaaacaagcagatcttgtagtgtatggccagcttaaaggggaactaccgcgaaaatgaaaattgaatattcgCTTCAGCATACGGAAATAAgaatttctaaatacattcaattaaattatgtattgtttctgaaataatcaagtttatcttcactattcctctctcagcatctgtttttcattccgtcttcttgcagcagttgggtgtcagatattcattgacagttagatccaatatatattatagggggctccttttgcctagaagatgtattggagctcactctattaaaaccaccagaaatcatgtctctctacatgcagaatttgtgcaaaaggcagttattttgttacttttgtttgtactggaatcggttatttgagtgagctctaacacatttgTTAGGAAAGGAaaccctctataagatatattggatcattcatctgacatccaactactgcatgaagacagaatgaagagaaacagatgctgacagaggaatagtgcagataaacttgattatttcagaaacaaggcATTTTTCAtctattgtatttagaaagtttcctacttcagtatgcggaagcttatattaaattttaattttgtgttggttcccctttaagtccgtTGTGAAGAATTTGAAAATTTATGTATGAGATTGAACAATTTTATCTGGGCCTACACACCCTGCAACTAGTACTGCTACCTTGTCTAATCTTCCACCCAAGGCTGCTGCTCTTTCTCCTTCCCCTAAGCATGCTGTACTCTAGATTCTCATGAGACCATCAATTTAACAACCTACCTGATAATTTTCTCTTACCCTGTGCTTCATGCCTTTCTTTGCAATTTGGTAGGATTCCCCTTTGTTTTTCCTGTTAATGTTTATGATGAAAAAGTAGTCCATCCCTTGACTTGATAATTGTTTGTTCCACTTCCCTGCTCCTGTCTGCATGTGGTGCACAGGCACTGTATGTAACTCAAGCTCATCTATCAATCTGCCATTTATGCTGCCCCTAAtcacttttcttctccttcttttAGCAAATAAAACTGAGGGGATCTCCCCTCAGCCTGCTGCAGAGCTAGGTGTCCAAAGCCCTGCAAAAGTGCTAACTCCTTCCCTGCCTTTGCCAACCTTGGAGCCTGTTTCTTCTGCCCAGCTTGATTCTCTTTCCCCACCTCTTGTTCCAAAAACATCCTCAACCATATTACCATCTGCACCTCTTACTGTGGAAGAGGAGGAACTGCCCCCTCTGATTCCCCCAGAAGCTCCAGCTCAAGAACCTGCCTTTCATCCTGTCATGGTGGATTTTGGGTCCCCTAAAGTGGTGCCAGCCCCACCAGTCAAGGAGGCTGTGTTGAAGAACGATGAGGGTATTTAGCCTGGTGTTCACCTAATTGTGTGCGGTGCATGGTTTTAAAGTGGGAAATAACACTTTGCCATTTAGAATATGACTAACCCATTAACATGTGAGTGGGGGGTAAATTTCACTTAGTGTGGATTAAGCTCTCCAGTGCTTTCATTGAGTCACATGCTGGGTGGGACAGTGCCCCTACAGTTTCGAAAAAATTGCAGATGCCTCAGTATTTATTGGGTTGGTAGAACTGCTCCGTTTTTCCTACACATGGGCCATATGGCAGATTCTTTCACACTACTGAAAATTGGGTTTTAATTTCTATCACTATAAATGGTTGAAAAACATACTTGCTTTCAGCATGCATGCTACTGATAAGTACATCAGTGCTATCTCTATTCAAGTAGTATGCATGGCACTTATCTGATTGGTCTACTCCAGTCAGCTGTTAtggcaaatgggggggggggagatactTCTGTGTTCTAATcttggttttaaatatttttgttgtacttgtttatctttaattgttttgcaagaaaaccataaataataggGTAACATTTGCTTTTGCTCTGTGGTTTTGGGAATGCTTTCTGTAAGAATATTCAATCAGTCTGgtatcaaaaaaaataatttatgccaGCTGGATGAGAGGTTTCAAGGTTATGAGTGCTACATCCTCCGGTTTCAAAAATGTGATCAATTAGGTTGCAAAATTTTGTAgaaattttgtaatttggaaTGAAATAGACAAATGAACATACACATATTGCTTGTAAACCTGCTGTGCCTAGCACCGGTTTTGGggaaattttatattaaaatgaaatggAGATTGGCAAACAATTGCTGGTATAAAGGGAACTGTGCCATGCAGATCCTTCATCATCCAGAAACTGTATGGCCACCCCGCTGTGATGCTTTCTGAACACTAAAGTTTACGTTTGTTGTAGCTGTTTAAACTGTCAGACAGAACCTGTTTTATGGAGTAATTATATCAATTTAATATATTGTTTGCATGACAGGGTCTGGAACAGAGTCTGATAGTGATGACTCTCCACCTGAGCTTGAACAGGACTCCACACAAACCACACAGCAGGCACAGGTATGTTTAGTCCATATCGATACACTTCAACTCTTTTATGCTTGGATATCTCATATCTTCTATTATAGAAGCATGTTTTTAGCACAACATTACATTATCCACATCTTAAGTGAATTCTTTTAGCTGCATGGCATCTTAATATTGTATTCCCATAGTCAGAGGTTGATTTTTGTGAGACAAATAtattccttaagctggccatagacgcaaagatcgatCTGacttcccatctcctgacctgccactaaccattccgataaaataaagtagtaaaagaacagccgatgttctgcccctggctGCAATcttacgaaagtttatgtccgacagttggtgacagtctcccactgaaaatcgtacgatcggcaatacatgtagagaaattatcggcagccgacaaatcttttaacctgtccgatcgactgaacgactaTCTCCGTGGGAtgaaatgtcgggactctccacacacggccaaAAAATTagtggattcgtacgatcggatctttgcgtctatggccagctttacacattcCTTCATACTACTCCAAGAATACATTTAGATAAACACTGTAACCTTTTCATCTAAAATGCCTACCAGAACACCCTGCAGAATAACTGTAGGgccagtttcatgtataataacagcagggccggatttacatagtgggcgcccctaggccctctgcagtttgtcgcccctgtcccctcccctttaggagccacgtcgtctcactgtatatttgtatactgctgagatgacaaagtttactttgactttgaaaaggattgtatctccagcgcatccccagtgtttttgaaccaatgtggttgggcagcatgccgcccccctaaaatcctgccgccctaggtggcctttccacaaatccgggcctgtactcCAGAACAGATGAGAAGTTAAATGCAGTGCCAGTTTCACGTAGAATACACCCAGAATGCACATCAGCATAAATACAATTGCAGTTTTTATTGCATGCTAGACTGTATATCTCTTGCAGAGGAGGCCACCCAAGTTATGAGCCAAATCTGGCTTATCTAAGCATTGAGTAATGGCACATGACAATAATTTGGGTGGCTTTTGGGAAGCCTGTGCTACTATGTTGTAGTAGCACTATAAACTTGAATGAAAATCTCCTGACGGGCACTTCTGGAAAGGCATACTGATGGGCTTCCAGGCTACTGTCCCAAGGCAAGTGCTTGTCACTCAAGTCTGTGCGTTGCTATAAAAGTAAAAGTTAGAATGAGTTAAAAAAAGGAATGTTATCTGTCTGAATCTAATGTTACAGAGACACACAATTAAAGATTAGCAAGACTGCATTGTTCTGTAactaactgtttttttattttgcccatatAAACAGCTTGCAGCTGCTGCAGAAATAGACGAAGAGCCAGTAAGCAAAGCAAAACAGAGCAGGAGtgaaaagaaagcaagaaaggTAAAAACTATATTTTGTGTATGTGACgtgtaaatgtatttatcagGGCCTTGCCGAGCTATGTGACCAGCAAAATTTCCTTTCACCTTTCTGGGCCTCAGTTTAATATAGCAGTTTAGTAAATTGATAATAAAGTGATCCTCTAACTTTCATTCAGGAACTGTGACTTTTCATTTTGTGTCCAAAATTCTTACATTTATGCAGGTATTTGTTATGCGCAGATTGTATTATTGGGCTCTTCCTTTTCTGACTAATGTAACTAAATGGCTTCTATCCTTTCTTGATAAAATGAAATGAGTAAGGGACTAGGGAAATTTGTGGCTAACtgggacatggatttttctaCCAATATTTCAGCAGGCAAACTTTTGCATTTTCAGGACAGAAACTGCCTGTCTCAAGCAGGGCCGTTTCCATTCATGTCGATGTCTGCAGGTACAAGGCCCGATAAACCCTGCATGTTGCAttggcttaaaggataagtaaatcttaaaTGAATGcgcaattctaagcacttttgcaatgtacattcattattttttttttattccatgatattaaagtatacatgtactgttaa
Proteins encoded in this region:
- the naca.L gene encoding nascent polypeptide-associated complex subunit alpha isoform X5, yielding MPGEATETVPAAEQELHQPQAETANKTEGISPQPAAELGVQSPAKVLTPSLPLPTLEPVSSAQLDSLSPPLVPKTSSTILPSAPLTVEEEELPPLIPPEAPAQEPAFHPVMVDFGSPKVVPAPPVKEAVLKNDEGSGTESDSDDSPPELEQDSTQTTQQAQLAAAAEIDEEPVSKAKQSRSEKKARKAMSKLGLRQVTGVTRVTIRKSKNILFVITKPDVYKSPASDTYIVFGEAKIEDLSQQAQLAAAEKFKVQGEAVSNIQENTQTPTVQEESEEEEVDETGVEVKDIELVMSQANVSRAKAVRALKNNSNDIVNAIMELTM
- the naca.L gene encoding nascent polypeptide-associated complex subunit alpha isoform X4, coding for MPGEATETVPAAEQELHQPQAETAPDSISSAAAIAAPSLPVADVQSPANKTEGISPQPAAELGVQSPAKVLTPSLPLPTLEPVSSAQLDSLSPPLVPKTSSTILPSAPLTVEEEELPPLIPPEAPAQEPAFHPVMVDFGSPKVVPAPPVKEAVLKNDEGSGTESDSDDSPPELEQDSTQTTQQAQLAAAAEIDEEPVSKAKQSRSEKKARKAMSKLGLRQVTGVTRVTIRKSKNILFVITKPDVYKSPASDTYIVFGEAKIEDLSQQAQLAAAEKFKVQGEAVSNIQENTQTPTVQEESEEEEVDETGVEVKDIELVMSQANVSRAKAVRALKNNSNDIVNAIMELTM